One stretch of Arachis duranensis cultivar V14167 chromosome 1, aradu.V14167.gnm2.J7QH, whole genome shotgun sequence DNA includes these proteins:
- the LOC127744862 gene encoding uncharacterized protein LOC127744862, producing the protein MKLVWCPERASKAYIDTVQSVSTLKRESGVAELVSAMAAGWNAQLIVETWSQGGLIPTSIGLAIASRHTGGRHVCIVPDETSGLEYGERMSEAGVRRPETLVGEVEEVMEGLEGIDFLVVDSRRGDFARVLRLAKLSAQGAVMVRKNANASSSSSKPTFKWRGVVDEGGSRRRVVRSVFLPVGKGLDIAHVSGVGGGRGGADGKRWIKHVDRRSGDVHVIRR; encoded by the coding sequence atgaaaCTAGTATGGTGTCCGGAGAGAGCATCGAAAGCGTACATCGACACAGTACAATCCGTAAGCACGCTGAAACGGGAATCCGGCGTGGCGGAGCTAGTGTCAGCCATGGCAGCGGGGTGGAACGCGCAGCTGATCGTGGAAACATGGTCGCAAGGAGGCTTGATCCCAACCAGCATAGGATTGGCCATCGCAAGCCGTCACACGGGCGGTAGACACGTGTGCATAGTCCCGGACGAGACGTCGGGATTAGAGTACGGTGAAAGGATGAGCGAAGCCGGAGTTAGGAGGCCGGAGACACTGGTAGGAGAGGTGGAAGAGGTTATGGAAGGTTTAGAAGGAATTGACTTCTTGGTCGTGGATTCGAGGCGCGGCGACTTCGCCAGGGTTTTAAGACTGGCCAAGTTGAGCGCCCAAGGGGCCGTTATGGTCCGAAAGAACGCCAACGCCAGTTCAAGTTCTTCGAAGCCCACGTTTAAGTGGAGGGGAGTGGTGGATGAAGGAGGATCCAGAAGACGCGTTGTACGGTCGGTGTTTCTTCCGGTTGGGAAGGGGCTTGACATAGCACATGTTTCCGGTGTCGGTGGTGGTCGTGGTGGTGCTGATGGGAAGAGGTGGATTAAGCATGTTGATCGGAGATCTGGGGATGTTCACGTTATTAGACGATGA